One part of the Thermodesulfobacterium commune DSM 2178 genome encodes these proteins:
- a CDS encoding chemotaxis protein CheD, which translates to MKVKVDMGQYQILKDKPVVLTTGFLGSGLAIGVVDKTKTQGGLCCFVLPYKDLDLEIEEGVTIFSGESLIPLFLEEIERSGISWGNAKIVVAGGGVYQNNPDFLNLTEVNLKIVKMMFKRYMIPEDQVIFRVGLNSGVKVEVDLEEKVVKIKIDGKEEKL; encoded by the coding sequence ATGAAAGTGAAAGTAGATATGGGTCAATATCAAATTTTAAAAGATAAACCAGTGGTTTTAACCACAGGTTTTCTTGGAAGTGGTTTGGCTATAGGAGTGGTGGATAAAACCAAAACACAAGGTGGTTTATGTTGTTTTGTGTTGCCTTATAAGGATTTAGATTTAGAAATAGAAGAAGGGGTCACAATTTTTTCTGGAGAATCTCTTATTCCTTTATTTTTAGAAGAAATAGAACGTTCTGGGATAAGCTGGGGTAACGCTAAAATTGTGGTTGCTGGAGGTGGTGTATACCAGAACAACCCCGATTTTTTAAACCTTACAGAGGTAAACCTAAAAATAGTAAAGATGATGTTTAAAAGATATATGATACCAGAAGATCAGGTAATATTTAGGGTAGGGCTTAACAGTGGTGTAAAAGTTGAGGTAGATTTAGAAGAAAAGGTTGTCAAAATAAAAATTGACGGAAAAGAAGAAAAACTATGA
- the pgsA gene encoding CDP-diacylglycerol--glycerol-3-phosphate 3-phosphatidyltransferase, whose protein sequence is MTNRINPNLLTLLRVVCLPVPCLLLFINSSIAKLMAISLLLFLSLTDYFDGLLARKYNQTSKLGALLDPIADKIFVTTIYLIMVKLDYFPFLPVFFLLLREILISFLRSILPQTMKVNLIAKFKTFFQMSLAVGVIFAKTLYPALNPTLVEILVWIAVLLSYLSGLKYILRTINKLNYIFQKQFQNKLLYEVFCPLLLLLFFPFTENFFWVVPFLIGMLFLKGVNKLETEKKEKRFTFLGFSLLSLAGILEVIFWGKIQFSILFLLFYLILKEGIKSFNIIKEAFKF, encoded by the coding sequence ATGACCAACAGAATAAATCCTAACCTTCTTACCTTGTTAAGGGTGGTATGTTTACCTGTTCCTTGCCTACTTCTTTTTATAAACTCATCGATCGCTAAATTAATGGCCATAAGTTTGTTGTTATTTCTTTCTCTAACCGATTATTTTGACGGCCTCTTAGCCAGAAAATATAACCAAACCTCAAAACTTGGTGCCCTTCTTGACCCGATAGCCGATAAAATCTTTGTAACTACCATCTATCTTATCATGGTAAAACTAGACTATTTCCCTTTTTTACCTGTCTTTTTTCTTCTGCTGAGAGAAATTCTAATCTCTTTTTTAAGAAGTATACTTCCTCAAACCATGAAAGTTAATCTGATAGCTAAATTTAAAACTTTCTTCCAGATGTCCTTAGCTGTAGGGGTAATATTTGCTAAAACCCTCTATCCTGCCCTAAACCCTACCTTAGTAGAAATACTTGTTTGGATAGCAGTACTTCTTTCTTACCTTAGTGGTTTAAAATATATTTTACGTACTATTAATAAGTTAAATTATATTTTTCAAAAACAATTTCAAAATAAACTGCTCTATGAGGTTTTTTGTCCTTTGTTGTTATTGTTATTTTTTCCGTTTACAGAAAACTTTTTCTGGGTGGTACCCTTTCTTATAGGGATGTTATTTTTAAAAGGTGTTAACAAATTAGAGACAGAAAAAAAAGAAAAACGATTTACTTTTTTAGGATTTTCCTTGTTATCTTTAGCGGGAATACTTGAAGTTATCTTTTGGGGAAAGATACAATTTTCAATACTTTTCTTGTTGTTTTATCTAATCTTAAAAGAAGGGATTAAAAGTTTTAACATTATAAAAGAAGCTTTTAAATTCTAA
- a CDS encoding DUF6178 family protein, whose protein sequence is MKMLFNRTYEGLTLEEILKSPDQELEKKLQALDFYKAYELVLSVPWEAKAKLILNSPYPEGLVKNLPYQELFLTIKASSLDLAVELLSYAKGTQIQFMFDIDCWYKDRIKPERVASWIVLLFQAGEGKVVEWLRVADFDFLIAIFQKFIKVYKKPDDMELIEAMDFLPYFTLDDFYFIEFKNEALEFYFRRMIELLREEMPETYFALLESVIWEIPIEVEERAYRWRNGRLADEGIPEYFEALDVYTPLHPKSLKKIEPVYLPPSEGKEEFSPVNIMVYTGDEPLMIFKVLETIEDSYQIDRIKKELAWLSNKVIIVDNVVIDEIEQVKKSLDKVWGSLNLGIEYLSQGNLEVAKRLVEEHFLEDLFRIAQTLLKNLRRFALSIVKSKDFDLSVLRYLDQPYKGYLEGVWVKNLNQIKCFCPEKIGTLEEYTFFKRISEVNTVRRYIEEIGYMAPVIERMFGSTLAWIREVNLPGRNYDVNFLTWSSLIITSLFYWKYKGEFVFKALPKSSWQKVINELFYEKENRCELKPEIKEMLFASFENYVKNHWYYEKELLDSFLNFVLNKLSLEFQNIDLQNPPDPKYQTLVLVDLNH, encoded by the coding sequence ATGAAGATGCTTTTCAACAGGACCTATGAAGGTCTCACGTTAGAGGAGATCTTAAAAAGTCCAGACCAAGAATTAGAGAAAAAGCTTCAAGCTTTAGATTTTTATAAAGCATATGAATTAGTGCTCAGTGTCCCTTGGGAAGCTAAAGCTAAACTTATACTAAACTCTCCTTATCCAGAGGGTTTGGTAAAAAATCTACCTTATCAAGAGTTATTCCTAACCATAAAAGCTTCTTCTCTTGACTTAGCGGTAGAACTCCTTTCCTATGCTAAAGGGACTCAGATTCAGTTTATGTTCGACATAGATTGCTGGTATAAAGATCGGATCAAACCAGAAAGGGTAGCTTCTTGGATTGTATTGCTTTTTCAGGCAGGAGAAGGTAAGGTTGTAGAATGGTTGAGGGTAGCAGATTTTGATTTTTTAATAGCCATTTTCCAAAAGTTTATCAAGGTATATAAAAAACCAGATGATATGGAACTGATAGAAGCTATGGATTTTTTGCCGTATTTTACGTTAGATGATTTTTATTTTATAGAGTTTAAAAACGAAGCTTTAGAGTTTTACTTTAGAAGGATGATAGAACTTTTAAGAGAAGAAATGCCAGAAACTTATTTTGCTTTGCTTGAGTCTGTAATCTGGGAGATACCGATAGAGGTAGAAGAAAGAGCTTATAGATGGAGGAATGGAAGGTTAGCTGACGAAGGAATTCCTGAATATTTTGAGGCTTTAGATGTTTATACTCCGTTGCATCCTAAAAGTTTAAAGAAAATTGAACCTGTTTATCTTCCTCCTTCTGAAGGGAAAGAGGAGTTTTCTCCGGTTAACATCATGGTTTATACCGGAGATGAACCTTTAATGATTTTTAAAGTTTTAGAAACAATCGAAGATTCCTATCAGATAGATAGGATTAAAAAAGAGCTTGCCTGGTTGTCTAATAAGGTAATTATCGTTGATAATGTAGTGATAGACGAGATAGAACAGGTTAAAAAAAGTCTTGATAAAGTCTGGGGTAGTTTAAACTTAGGAATAGAATATCTTTCTCAGGGGAATTTGGAGGTGGCTAAACGATTGGTAGAAGAACATTTTCTCGAAGATCTTTTTAGAATAGCCCAAACCTTACTTAAAAATCTTAGAAGGTTTGCTTTGTCTATAGTTAAAAGCAAAGATTTTGACCTCTCGGTTTTGAGATATCTTGACCAACCATATAAAGGATACTTAGAAGGGGTTTGGGTGAAAAATCTCAATCAAATTAAATGTTTTTGTCCGGAAAAAATAGGTACTTTAGAAGAATATACCTTTTTCAAAAGAATTAGCGAGGTTAATACCGTCCGTAGATATATCGAAGAGATCGGATATATGGCTCCTGTGATAGAGAGAATGTTTGGTTCAACCCTTGCCTGGATTAGAGAGGTAAACCTCCCAGGCAGAAACTATGATGTAAACTTTTTAACCTGGAGTAGCCTTATCATCACCTCTCTTTTTTACTGGAAATATAAAGGTGAATTTGTATTTAAAGCTTTACCTAAAAGTTCTTGGCAAAAGGTTATAAACGAACTTTTTTATGAAAAAGAAAATCGTTGTGAACTTAAACCAGAAATAAAAGAGATGTTGTTTGCAAGTTTTGAAAATTATGTAAAAAATCATTGGTATTACGAAAAGGAACTTTTAGACTCTTTTCTTAACTTTGTTCTGAACAAACTATCTTTAGAGTTTCAAAACATCGACCTGCAAAATCCACCTGACCCTAAATATCAAACTTTGGTTCTGGTAGACCTAAACCATTAA
- a CDS encoding adenosylcobalamin-dependent ribonucleoside-diphosphate reductase: protein MTKTPVNLTETARLILRERYLLKKEGEVVETPEELFQRVAKAVAEGELNFGGNSQVDFYQEKFYQLMANLDFLPNSPTLMNAGTPLGQLSACFVLPVEDSLESIFETLKHAALIHKSGGGTGFSFSKIRPKGDIVATTQGIASGPISFIKVFDAATEAIKQGGKRRGANMGILRVDHPDIEEFIEIKCKDPEALKNFNLSVGITDSFMEAVKKGDVFPLVNPRNKKVERYIKARELFEKIAYCAWASGDPGVLFLDTINRYNPTPHLGEIEATNPCGEQPLLPFESCNLGSINLANFVKDKKIDWERLKEVIWLAVRFLDDVIEVNRFPLPQIAKITRLTRKIGLGVMGFADMLIKLEVSYGEKRAIEVAEKVMGFIEKESVKASHHLAKERGCFPAFYGSFWDSLNLPIRNATTTTIAPTGSISLIAGVSSGIEPLFGIYYERKTLENKLLKGFHPLFLEFLYKEGYKDDEVEEILFQVKKVGTLKHVKISEKIKKLFVTTYEISPENHLLVQAVFQRHTHNAVSKTINLSPETTVEEIKAIYLKAYELGLKGVTVYRYGCKKEQVIYLGEDQVEGLGCSVCDLSLR from the coding sequence ATGACAAAAACCCCTGTTAATCTAACTGAAACAGCTCGGCTGATTCTAAGAGAAAGATACCTTTTAAAAAAAGAGGGAGAAGTAGTAGAGACTCCCGAAGAGCTTTTTCAAAGAGTAGCCAAAGCCGTGGCAGAAGGAGAGCTTAATTTTGGTGGTAACTCTCAAGTAGATTTTTATCAGGAAAAATTTTATCAGCTTATGGCTAATTTAGATTTTTTACCTAACTCTCCCACCCTTATGAATGCAGGAACTCCTTTGGGGCAGCTTTCTGCCTGTTTTGTCCTTCCTGTTGAAGATTCTTTAGAATCTATTTTTGAAACCCTAAAACACGCTGCTCTTATCCATAAATCTGGTGGAGGAACAGGTTTTTCTTTTTCAAAAATCAGGCCTAAAGGAGATATAGTAGCAACCACTCAAGGGATAGCCAGTGGACCTATTTCTTTTATTAAAGTGTTTGATGCCGCTACTGAGGCTATCAAGCAGGGGGGGAAAAGAAGAGGCGCTAACATGGGAATTCTCAGGGTAGACCACCCTGACATAGAAGAGTTTATAGAAATAAAGTGCAAAGACCCTGAAGCTTTAAAAAATTTTAATCTTTCGGTAGGGATAACTGATTCTTTTATGGAGGCTGTAAAAAAGGGAGACGTTTTTCCTCTGGTTAACCCAAGAAATAAGAAAGTTGAAAGGTATATAAAGGCCCGAGAACTTTTTGAAAAGATAGCCTATTGTGCCTGGGCATCTGGAGATCCTGGAGTTTTGTTTCTTGATACCATAAACCGGTATAACCCAACCCCACATTTAGGAGAAATCGAAGCTACTAACCCGTGTGGAGAACAACCTTTATTACCTTTTGAGTCTTGTAATTTAGGATCTATAAACTTGGCAAATTTTGTTAAAGATAAAAAAATCGATTGGGAAAGACTAAAAGAGGTTATATGGTTAGCAGTAAGGTTTTTAGACGACGTAATAGAGGTTAACAGGTTCCCTCTCCCGCAGATTGCTAAAATTACAAGGCTTACCAGGAAGATAGGATTAGGAGTGATGGGTTTTGCCGATATGCTTATCAAGTTAGAGGTTTCTTATGGAGAAAAAAGAGCAATAGAGGTAGCAGAAAAGGTTATGGGATTTATCGAAAAAGAGTCTGTAAAGGCCTCTCATCATTTAGCTAAAGAAAGGGGGTGTTTCCCTGCTTTTTACGGTAGCTTCTGGGATAGTCTTAATCTACCTATAAGGAATGCTACCACCACTACCATCGCTCCTACAGGTAGCATTTCTTTAATAGCTGGTGTGTCTTCAGGGATAGAACCTCTTTTTGGAATTTATTACGAAAGAAAGACTTTAGAGAATAAACTTTTAAAAGGATTTCACCCGTTGTTTTTAGAGTTTTTGTATAAAGAAGGTTATAAAGACGATGAGGTAGAAGAGATTTTATTTCAGGTAAAAAAAGTAGGCACCTTAAAACATGTAAAAATTTCAGAAAAAATTAAAAAACTTTTTGTAACTACTTATGAAATATCTCCTGAAAATCATCTTTTGGTTCAAGCCGTTTTCCAAAGGCATACCCATAATGCCGTTTCTAAAACCATAAATTTATCTCCAGAGACTACCGTTGAAGAAATAAAGGCTATTTATTTAAAGGCTTATGAGTTAGGTCTTAAAGGAGTTACCGTTTATCGTTATGGCTGTAAAAAGGAACAGGTGATATATTTAGGGGAAGACCAGGTTGAAGGATTAGGGTGTTCGGTATGTGACCTATCTTTAAGATAG
- a CDS encoding homoserine dehydrogenase — translation MKEVKIGLLGFGTVGTGVYELLEKNREVIKERIGLVPVIKRILVRDPKKIRSISVSPEIFTTSFEDILEDPEISIVCELMGGITPAKEYVLKALQKGKEVVTANKAILAEYGDEIWGEALKRQRFLGFEASVGGGIPIIKTLREALIGNQIRSIVGIVNGTTNYILTKMLEEKTDFKEALREAQKKGYAEADPTLDINGMDAAHKIAILASLAFGSFIKASQVYVEGIENIDLIDLNFAKNFGYVIKLLAFAIKHKNHIEVRVHPTLIPENHVLASIRLNYNAFYVTGDFVGDVLLYGLGAGKEPTASAVVSDLITAIEFSFFKKKPFIKYPLTFDKKRYKIKPMEDVEFKYYFRFSAVDKPGVLSKISGVLGKYNISISSVVQIGRQKKKQAVPIVMLTHEAKERNVLKALQEIDSLEVVSAPTKKYRIMDLT, via the coding sequence ATGAAGGAGGTAAAGATAGGGCTTTTAGGTTTTGGAACGGTAGGGACAGGGGTTTATGAGTTGTTGGAAAAAAATCGCGAGGTTATCAAAGAAAGAATAGGATTAGTACCTGTGATTAAACGGATTTTAGTAAGGGACCCAAAGAAGATAAGAAGTATTTCGGTTAGCCCAGAGATTTTTACCACCTCTTTTGAAGACATATTAGAGGATCCAGAGATATCTATCGTGTGTGAGTTGATGGGAGGAATTACACCGGCTAAAGAGTATGTGCTAAAGGCTTTACAAAAGGGAAAAGAGGTAGTGACAGCAAACAAGGCTATACTTGCTGAATACGGAGACGAAATTTGGGGAGAGGCTTTAAAGAGACAAAGGTTTCTAGGTTTTGAGGCCTCGGTAGGTGGAGGTATTCCCATCATAAAAACTCTTAGAGAAGCACTTATAGGGAATCAGATAAGATCGATAGTGGGAATAGTAAACGGAACGACCAATTATATCCTTACTAAAATGTTGGAAGAAAAGACAGATTTTAAAGAAGCTTTAAGAGAGGCTCAAAAAAAAGGTTACGCAGAGGCTGATCCCACTTTAGACATAAACGGTATGGATGCAGCCCACAAGATAGCTATTTTAGCTTCTCTTGCTTTTGGTAGTTTTATTAAAGCATCTCAGGTTTATGTAGAAGGAATAGAAAACATAGACCTTATAGACTTAAATTTTGCCAAAAATTTTGGTTATGTTATCAAACTTTTAGCTTTTGCTATCAAACATAAAAATCACATAGAAGTAAGGGTTCATCCTACCCTTATTCCTGAAAATCACGTATTAGCCTCTATTCGTTTAAATTACAACGCTTTTTATGTTACAGGAGATTTTGTAGGAGACGTTCTACTTTATGGATTGGGGGCAGGTAAAGAACCTACTGCTAGTGCCGTAGTAAGTGATCTTATCACAGCCATAGAGTTTTCTTTTTTTAAAAAGAAGCCTTTTATAAAGTATCCCTTGACCTTTGATAAAAAAAGATATAAAATAAAGCCTATGGAAGACGTAGAGTTTAAGTATTATTTTCGTTTTTCTGCGGTAGATAAACCAGGGGTATTATCTAAAATTTCTGGTGTTTTAGGTAAGTATAACATAAGTATTTCTTCGGTTGTTCAAATTGGAAGACAAAAGAAAAAACAGGCGGTTCCTATAGTGATGCTTACTCACGAAGCTAAAGAAAGAAACGTATTAAAGGCTTTACAAGAAATAGACAGCTTAGAGGTAGTTAGCGCTCCTACCAAAAAATATCGGATCATGGACCTCACTTAA
- the rplS gene encoding 50S ribosomal protein L19 has protein sequence MHPLVREVEKRYLKEDLPKFNPGDTVRVHFRLKEGEEKERIQVFEGIVIRRRGSGINATFTVRKVSFGVGVERTFPLHSPRIEKIEIVRRGKVRRARLYYLRERFGKAARIKERFDNKVME, from the coding sequence ATGCATCCCTTGGTAAGAGAGGTAGAAAAACGTTATTTAAAAGAAGATCTTCCTAAGTTTAATCCTGGGGATACAGTGAGGGTTCATTTTAGGTTAAAAGAAGGAGAGGAAAAAGAAAGAATTCAAGTTTTTGAAGGGATAGTGATTAGGAGAAGGGGCTCTGGAATTAACGCCACTTTTACGGTAAGAAAGGTTTCCTTTGGGGTAGGTGTGGAAAGAACTTTCCCTTTACATTCTCCAAGGATAGAAAAAATAGAAATTGTTAGGAGAGGTAAGGTAAGAAGGGCAAGACTCTACTATCTTAGAGAACGTTTTGGTAAGGCTGCTCGTATCAAAGAAAGGTTTGATAACAAAGTTATGGAATAA
- a CDS encoding YraN family protein has translation MIKKLIGLFSSKEKGNLAESLAEKYLRSKGFKIIGKNFRTKQGEIDLIAVKKDLLVFVEVKADFQNLGLIAEDKVDLRKKKKILAVAEEFWFKNSQSLSKIKNIRFDVVVVKEKEVFHYEDAFQQDL, from the coding sequence ATGATTAAAAAATTAATCGGCCTTTTTTCCTCAAAAGAAAAAGGAAATTTAGCCGAAAGTTTAGCAGAAAAATATCTTAGGTCCAAGGGATTTAAGATTATAGGTAAGAATTTTCGTACTAAGCAAGGAGAGATAGATTTGATTGCGGTTAAAAAAGATTTATTGGTTTTTGTAGAGGTGAAGGCAGATTTTCAAAACTTAGGACTTATTGCAGAAGACAAGGTTGATTTAAGAAAAAAGAAAAAAATTCTTGCGGTAGCTGAAGAATTTTGGTTTAAAAATTCTCAAAGTTTAAGTAAAATAAAAAATATAAGGTTTGATGTGGTAGTAGTTAAAGAAAAGGAGGTTTTTCATTATGAAGATGCTTTTCAACAGGACCTATGA
- a CDS encoding ribonuclease HII: protein MKKKGCFFFSYKSLITRFSDLERHLKECGYTLIAGVDEAGRGAIAGPVFASAVILPEGFDPKEIKDSKKLTPKKREELFNYICSHALTYAITKVDVDEINAQGILKATFKAMFEALKRLNPQPQVVLVDGPLLIPEYRGVQKAVVDGDNLCVCIAAASILAKVARDNYMKELAKVYPQYGFEKHKGYGTKLHFSKIKIYGPCEVHRTYYQCFL, encoded by the coding sequence TTGAAGAAAAAGGGTTGTTTTTTCTTTTCTTATAAATCTTTAATAACTCGTTTTTCAGATTTAGAACGTCATCTAAAAGAATGTGGATATACTCTTATAGCTGGGGTAGATGAGGCTGGAAGAGGGGCTATTGCAGGTCCGGTTTTTGCTTCAGCAGTGATCCTTCCAGAAGGTTTTGACCCTAAGGAAATAAAAGATTCTAAAAAATTAACCCCAAAAAAAAGAGAAGAGCTGTTTAACTACATCTGTTCCCATGCTTTAACCTATGCTATCACTAAGGTAGACGTTGACGAGATAAACGCTCAAGGAATCCTCAAAGCTACCTTTAAGGCTATGTTTGAAGCTTTAAAAAGGCTCAATCCTCAACCTCAGGTGGTTTTAGTAGACGGACCTTTGTTGATTCCTGAATATCGAGGAGTTCAGAAAGCGGTAGTAGATGGTGATAATCTATGTGTTTGTATAGCTGCAGCCTCGATACTGGCTAAGGTGGCAAGGGATAACTATATGAAAGAGCTTGCCAAGGTTTATCCCCAATATGGTTTTGAAAAGCACAAAGGTTATGGGACTAAGCTTCATTTCAGTAAGATTAAAATTTATGGTCCTTGCGAGGTTCATAGAACTTATTATCAGTGTTTTTTATGA
- a CDS encoding HDOD domain-containing protein: MIEQVLEKIFDKVDKIPTFPKVAMQALEILRKEDVDLREVERVIKSDPGIVANFLRIVNSPAFGLPQKVDSLFKALMLLGVNQIKFIIVASVAKNYFEKNLIGYGLSSEDIWLHSLGCGFIAEEIALDAGFSINKIDAVYVASVLHDIGKIVLDLYTKLELNKFIETFEENPKQDFIQVEWLVLGVDHGLVGATLLKRWGFPENICFAIRAHHDPDLMLQSDVAAIVALSNMLINMLGIGGGVDVFKYKVPSQLLGFLDIKQDRLLKYMKIGLYKSLVFKKEF, encoded by the coding sequence ATGATAGAACAAGTTTTGGAAAAAATTTTTGATAAGGTTGATAAAATTCCAACTTTTCCTAAAGTAGCTATGCAGGCCTTAGAGATTTTACGAAAAGAAGATGTAGACTTAAGAGAGGTAGAGAGAGTTATCAAAAGTGATCCTGGTATCGTAGCCAATTTTTTGAGGATAGTTAACTCTCCTGCTTTTGGACTACCCCAAAAAGTAGACTCCTTGTTTAAAGCCTTGATGCTGCTTGGGGTTAACCAGATTAAGTTTATTATTGTCGCTTCTGTAGCTAAAAACTATTTTGAGAAAAATCTAATAGGTTATGGATTAAGTTCTGAAGATATTTGGTTGCATTCTTTAGGTTGTGGCTTTATTGCTGAGGAAATAGCTTTAGACGCAGGCTTTTCAATAAATAAAATAGACGCAGTTTATGTAGCTTCAGTATTACATGATATAGGAAAAATTGTATTAGATCTTTATACTAAGTTGGAGTTAAATAAGTTTATTGAAACCTTTGAAGAAAATCCAAAACAAGATTTTATTCAAGTAGAGTGGTTAGTACTTGGGGTAGACCATGGTTTGGTTGGAGCTACTCTTTTAAAAAGATGGGGATTCCCTGAAAACATCTGTTTTGCCATAAGAGCGCATCATGACCCTGACCTTATGTTGCAAAGTGATGTGGCAGCTATAGTTGCTCTTTCAAACATGTTAATCAATATGTTAGGGATAGGCGGGGGAGTAGATGTTTTTAAATATAAAGTTCCTTCTCAACTTTTAGGCTTTCTTGATATAAAACAGGACAGATTATTAAAATACATGAAAATAGGTTTATACAAGAGTTTAGTTTTTAAAAAAGAATTTTAG